In Chitinophaga nivalis, a single genomic region encodes these proteins:
- a CDS encoding RNA polymerase sigma factor, translating into MPIQDYIFEDDATAASALQQGNTAALAYLYEKYCPLVYRFLYPYCHDQQLAEEIAQDAFVRLWDKRSKVNPALNCRNLLFTIARNLLTDHMRSVKNQPRLSGEVTFDTEPATETTYQSIILADLHKQTAAAIAQLPARSREVYTLSRQHHLTHKEIAYSLNISVKAVEKHLSIALKHLRVFCNKHLMEISIVTGILSL; encoded by the coding sequence ATGCCGATACAGGACTACATTTTTGAGGATGATGCCACTGCTGCGAGTGCCTTGCAACAGGGGAATACTGCAGCGCTGGCGTACCTGTACGAGAAATATTGTCCACTGGTATACCGCTTTTTATATCCCTACTGTCACGACCAGCAACTCGCAGAAGAGATTGCACAGGACGCATTTGTACGTCTCTGGGACAAAAGAAGTAAAGTCAATCCTGCCCTCAATTGCAGAAATCTGCTCTTTACCATCGCCCGCAACCTGCTGACGGATCATATGCGCAGTGTGAAAAACCAACCCCGTCTTTCTGGGGAGGTGACCTTTGACACGGAACCAGCTACCGAAACGACTTATCAGAGCATCATACTGGCCGACCTGCATAAGCAAACTGCCGCCGCCATTGCACAATTACCTGCCCGGAGCCGGGAGGTATATACATTAAGCCGCCAGCACCATCTTACCCACAAAGAGATTGCGTACTCCCTGAACATCTCTGTGAAGGCGGTAGAAAAACATCTTTCCATCGCGCTCAAACATCTCCGTGTATTTTGTAACAAACACCTGATGGAAATCTCCATTGTTACCGGAATATTAAGTCTTTAA
- a CDS encoding ring-cleaving dioxygenase, with translation MEKQILGLHHITAIAGDAQRNYDFYTQVLGLRMVKKTVNFDDPGTYHFYYGNEQGTPGTILTFFPWANITPGRAGTGMATEITYAVPAGSLEAWKERLSRFNVAFSEIQERFGESYLSFTDPDGLHITLLVPSVPDTRIPWQTAEVKADIATRGFHSTTLSLKEIDATADVLTDIFGYHLLSQEGNRYRFATDAVPHAAIIDLLALPDGKRGLNGGGINHHVAFRVANDDIQMEYREKILSKGLQITPKIDRDYFYSLYFREPGGVLFEIATDNPGFTVDEPLEQLGTSLQLPDQYEAAREEIEKLLPVLK, from the coding sequence ATGGAAAAACAAATACTGGGGCTTCACCATATTACTGCTATTGCAGGAGATGCCCAACGCAACTATGATTTTTACACACAGGTACTTGGGCTCAGAATGGTAAAGAAAACGGTCAACTTCGATGATCCGGGTACTTATCACTTCTATTATGGGAATGAACAGGGCACGCCTGGCACTATCCTGACGTTCTTTCCCTGGGCAAATATTACACCTGGTCGTGCAGGAACAGGTATGGCCACTGAGATTACCTATGCAGTGCCTGCAGGTAGCCTGGAGGCCTGGAAAGAACGGCTGTCGCGTTTTAATGTTGCCTTTTCCGAAATACAGGAACGTTTCGGCGAGTCTTATCTCTCCTTCACGGATCCTGATGGGCTGCATATCACCCTGCTCGTACCTTCCGTACCAGATACCAGAATACCATGGCAAACAGCGGAAGTAAAAGCAGATATAGCAACCAGGGGATTCCACAGTACCACTTTGTCATTGAAAGAAATAGATGCTACTGCCGACGTGCTGACGGATATATTCGGTTATCACCTGCTTTCCCAGGAAGGCAATCGTTATCGCTTTGCTACTGATGCAGTACCCCATGCAGCTATCATCGACTTGCTGGCATTACCTGATGGCAAACGCGGTCTTAATGGCGGTGGTATCAATCACCATGTGGCTTTCAGGGTAGCCAACGATGATATTCAGATGGAATACCGCGAAAAGATATTGAGCAAAGGATTACAGATTACGCCTAAAATAGACCGGGATTATTTCTACTCTCTCTATTTCAGGGAGCCAGGTGGCGTGTTATTTGAAATAGCGACCGACAACCCTGGTTTTACAGTAGATGAGCCACTCGAACAACTCGGTACAAGTCTCCAGCTCCCCGACCAATATGAGGCAGCCAGAGAAGAGATAGAAAAGTTGTTACCGGTATTGAAATAA
- a CDS encoding Crp/Fnr family transcriptional regulator, which yields MFEQIDQYVDRIISLTPEEREVFHSLLKFRRVRKRTYLLQENDICDFEAYIVKGCIRTYYLSDDGTETILSFAIEDWWVSDPYSFTEQTPSNMFIESLEDCELLIIDYKSKATLYEKIPKFETLFRLLIQRSLFALQKRFHSLVSQTAEQRYLAFIEKYPQVVQRVPQNQIARYLGVSPEFLSKVRSTMHKKK from the coding sequence ATGTTTGAACAGATTGACCAATACGTTGACCGTATTATATCACTTACACCAGAAGAGCGGGAAGTATTTCATTCCCTGCTGAAATTCAGGCGGGTGAGAAAGCGTACTTACCTGTTGCAGGAAAACGACATCTGCGATTTTGAGGCGTATATTGTCAAAGGATGTATTCGGACCTATTATCTGAGTGATGATGGTACAGAAACCATACTTTCCTTTGCCATAGAAGATTGGTGGGTAAGTGATCCGTACAGTTTTACAGAACAGACGCCTTCCAATATGTTTATCGAATCACTGGAAGATTGTGAGTTGCTGATAATTGACTATAAAAGCAAAGCAACGCTGTATGAAAAAATACCCAAGTTTGAAACGTTGTTTCGCCTGTTGATACAAAGATCACTCTTTGCGCTGCAGAAGCGTTTCCACAGCCTTGTTTCGCAAACTGCCGAACAGCGGTACCTGGCTTTTATCGAGAAATACCCCCAGGTGGTACAGCGTGTACCACAGAACCAGATTGCCCGTTACCTGGGAGTATCGCCTGAATTTTTGAGCAAAGTGCGCAGCACCATGCATAAAAAGAAATAG
- a CDS encoding TonB-dependent receptor has product MKKNYQLLFTWVGCLLAFLSVAVQVAAQSTTSSAVQGIVKNNNDEPMPGASVTVTYAATGSRYQARTSEKGTFYLQNLPVGGPYKIEVSFLGYRNFVDDKVYLALGQAYNVKVYMSEEKGQLQQVEVKGNRHSSPHDASKTGAGQNISRSQLDRMPTLNRSLSDFTRLVPQSSGLSFGGRNNRYNNIQIDGSQNNDIMGYGVGGGVTTGAPGGQAGTQPISLDAIDEIQVVLAPFDVKQGSFTGAGINAVTRRGTNTWSGSVYAYGKNQGLMGLSPDDNRQKYNAFQDGQLGFRLGGAIVKNKLFFFVNGETSYRSEPLLYRAGRGKGAADESTISYNMAQQLADTLRSRFGYEPGKFEDITKVTSSNKFFIRLDYTINDRNRLTLRHNFVNARRDDITNGANALRFENNKYIQTNKTNVTVAELNTYFSENVSNNLIVGYTSVKDNREIPGSPFPQVTIQAGAAGTLVAGTEGYSPAARQEQNLFQLTDNLSWLKDKHHFTFGTQNEYFRFDNLFLQNVWGNYQYSSLDAFLNNQAPNLYQLTYSKLPGVSVPPSVFRSLQLGFYAQDEYTVMEGLKITAGLRADIPVFLDKPLANPQVAAGFINEGYKTDMRPKTRVLLSPRLGFNWDINKNGNTIIRGGTGIFTGRLPYVWLANAYNNTGVDLGRINATGAAAAGVRFNSDVNNQPRPNAVATSEIDLTDPNFRMPQVWRTSLAVDQQLPWQITGTLEAIYSKDMNAPFIQDLNLVEPKAKLGGDGRDQYPAGNARLRFPEYTNVFLLTNTNKGYQYSLTAKLERNVANGVSASAAYTYGQAKDISSMNSTIASTNFRNNTITNNPNYPQLTYSDWNLDHRIIATLSYRVTYLKHLATTIGLVYNGQSGLPYTYRVNADINGDGQTQNDAMYIPKDISDIVLVPNNAQDKRTPQEIYAQLNSFIEQDPYLSKHRGEYAGRNAARTPWTHIVDLHVAQDVLLKMGKKTHALQIAFDVFNFTNMLNRNWGLVKLPSITTTQLPATLSGAVLVYKGMEAASPAGISRPMYSYVPVNGSFVNAPVESRWRGQLSVRYSF; this is encoded by the coding sequence ATGAAAAAGAATTACCAATTATTATTCACATGGGTAGGTTGCCTGCTGGCATTCCTGTCGGTGGCGGTACAGGTAGCGGCGCAGAGTACAACATCCTCCGCTGTACAGGGGATTGTAAAAAATAATAATGATGAACCTATGCCCGGCGCCAGTGTTACCGTTACCTACGCTGCTACCGGCTCAAGATATCAGGCACGTACGTCTGAAAAAGGTACTTTCTATCTGCAGAATCTGCCGGTAGGCGGACCTTATAAAATAGAAGTCAGTTTTCTTGGATACCGCAATTTTGTTGATGATAAAGTATACCTGGCATTAGGACAAGCCTATAACGTGAAGGTATATATGAGCGAAGAAAAAGGACAGTTACAACAGGTAGAAGTGAAAGGCAACCGCCACTCTTCTCCCCATGATGCTTCCAAAACCGGTGCCGGCCAGAATATCAGCCGTTCCCAGCTGGACAGGATGCCCACGCTGAACAGATCCCTGTCGGATTTTACCAGGCTGGTACCGCAATCCAGCGGACTTTCTTTTGGTGGCCGTAACAACCGTTATAACAATATACAGATCGATGGTTCCCAGAACAACGATATCATGGGCTACGGTGTAGGTGGTGGTGTTACCACCGGTGCACCAGGTGGCCAGGCTGGCACACAGCCGATCAGTCTGGATGCTATCGACGAGATACAGGTAGTACTGGCGCCATTCGATGTAAAACAAGGTAGCTTCACAGGCGCTGGTATCAATGCGGTAACACGTCGTGGTACCAACACCTGGAGTGGTTCCGTATATGCCTATGGTAAAAACCAGGGCCTGATGGGTCTTAGCCCGGATGACAACAGACAAAAATACAATGCCTTCCAGGATGGACAGCTGGGATTTCGTCTCGGTGGTGCGATCGTGAAAAACAAACTGTTCTTTTTTGTAAACGGAGAAACCAGCTATCGCAGTGAACCACTGTTGTATCGTGCGGGCCGTGGTAAAGGGGCTGCAGATGAATCCACCATCTCTTACAATATGGCGCAGCAGCTGGCCGATACCCTGCGTTCCCGGTTTGGCTACGAACCAGGCAAGTTTGAAGACATCACCAAAGTAACCAGCAGCAATAAATTTTTTATCCGCCTGGACTATACCATCAATGACCGTAACAGGCTTACTTTACGACATAATTTTGTGAATGCCCGTCGCGATGATATTACCAATGGCGCCAATGCACTGCGCTTTGAGAACAACAAATATATTCAGACTAATAAAACCAACGTAACGGTAGCAGAGCTGAATACTTACTTCTCTGAAAACGTATCCAACAACCTGATCGTAGGTTATACCAGTGTAAAAGATAACCGGGAAATACCCGGCAGTCCGTTCCCGCAGGTAACGATACAGGCAGGTGCAGCAGGTACCCTCGTTGCCGGAACAGAAGGTTATTCTCCGGCTGCACGCCAGGAACAAAACCTGTTTCAGCTCACAGATAATTTGTCGTGGTTAAAAGATAAGCATCATTTTACCTTTGGTACACAGAATGAGTATTTCCGTTTTGATAACCTGTTTCTGCAGAACGTATGGGGCAATTATCAATATAGCAGTCTGGATGCTTTCCTGAATAACCAGGCGCCGAATTTATATCAGCTTACTTATTCCAAATTACCGGGTGTATCTGTACCTCCTTCTGTATTCAGATCCCTGCAACTGGGTTTCTATGCACAGGATGAGTATACCGTGATGGAAGGACTGAAAATAACCGCTGGCTTGCGCGCAGATATTCCGGTGTTCCTCGATAAACCGTTGGCCAATCCTCAGGTAGCTGCCGGCTTCATCAACGAAGGATACAAAACGGATATGCGTCCTAAAACAAGGGTGCTGTTATCTCCCCGGTTGGGCTTTAACTGGGATATCAACAAAAACGGAAATACGATCATCCGTGGTGGTACCGGTATCTTCACTGGTCGTTTGCCTTACGTTTGGCTGGCCAATGCCTATAACAATACCGGTGTAGATCTGGGTCGTATCAATGCTACAGGTGCTGCCGCAGCAGGTGTACGTTTCAACAGTGATGTCAATAATCAACCACGTCCGAATGCAGTGGCTACCTCCGAAATCGATCTCACAGATCCTAACTTCCGGATGCCACAGGTATGGCGTACCAGCCTGGCGGTAGATCAGCAGTTGCCCTGGCAGATCACCGGTACCCTGGAAGCTATCTACAGCAAGGACATGAATGCACCTTTCATTCAAGACCTGAACCTCGTAGAACCTAAAGCCAAACTGGGCGGCGACGGGAGAGACCAATACCCGGCTGGTAATGCGAGATTACGTTTCCCGGAGTATACCAACGTATTTTTACTGACCAATACCAATAAAGGTTATCAGTATAGTCTGACCGCCAAACTGGAAAGAAATGTTGCCAACGGCGTGTCTGCATCCGCAGCGTATACCTATGGCCAGGCAAAGGATATCTCCAGCATGAACTCTACGATTGCTTCTACCAATTTCAGGAACAATACCATTACCAATAATCCGAATTATCCGCAGCTGACCTATTCAGACTGGAACCTGGATCACCGTATCATTGCCACACTGTCGTATCGGGTGACCTATCTGAAACACCTGGCCACTACTATTGGCCTCGTATACAATGGTCAGTCAGGACTGCCTTATACCTATCGCGTGAACGCCGATATTAACGGTGACGGACAAACGCAGAATGATGCGATGTACATTCCTAAAGACATCAGCGATATCGTACTGGTACCCAATAATGCACAGGACAAACGTACCCCGCAGGAGATCTATGCACAGCTGAACAGCTTCATCGAGCAGGATCCTTACCTGAGCAAACACCGGGGTGAATACGCCGGCCGTAATGCAGCCCGTACACCCTGGACGCATATCGTAGATCTGCACGTTGCACAGGACGTACTGTTGAAAATGGGTAAAAAAACACATGCCCTGCAGATTGCTTTCGATGTATTCAACTTTACCAATATGCTGAACCGTAACTGGGGCCTGGTAAAACTGCCTTCCATCACTACTACCCAGCTGCCGGCTACCCTGAGCGGCGCGGTATTGGTATACAAAGGAATGGAAGCAGCATCACCTGCAGGTATAAGCCGCCCGATGTACAGCTATGTACCGGTAAACGGATCATTTGTGAATGCACCGGTTGAATCAAGATGGAGAGGTCAGTTGTCTGTACGATACAGCTTCTGA
- a CDS encoding RNA polymerase sigma factor, producing the protein MDYNQATDMDLWQCCLRDDLQAYTALFQRYFRSLYTFALKHTNNSFAAEELAMDVMYRFWEKRASIREGANLRAYLFTAVKRAVIDHWRKKELAVTDIAVITPESLPRAASTDAGLEGVEMEQLYQISLALLSTKEREVFLLSREEGLTYAQIAARMNISVNTVKTHMTSSLRTFRQLLSPHTDLIISLLFILYCHQ; encoded by the coding sequence ATGGACTACAACCAGGCAACCGATATGGATCTATGGCAATGCTGCCTGCGGGATGACTTGCAGGCCTATACCGCCTTGTTCCAGCGTTATTTCAGGAGCTTGTATACTTTCGCCTTGAAACATACCAACAATTCATTTGCGGCGGAAGAACTGGCGATGGATGTGATGTATCGTTTCTGGGAAAAACGCGCGTCTATACGGGAAGGCGCTAATTTGCGGGCGTACCTTTTTACGGCTGTTAAGAGAGCCGTTATCGATCATTGGCGTAAAAAGGAACTGGCGGTTACCGACATTGCTGTGATAACGCCTGAAAGCCTGCCCCGGGCAGCCAGCACCGATGCGGGGCTGGAGGGCGTAGAAATGGAACAATTATATCAAATATCCTTAGCACTACTAAGCACTAAAGAACGAGAGGTTTTCCTGCTGAGCAGAGAAGAAGGGCTTACCTACGCGCAAATCGCTGCACGTATGAACATCTCCGTAAACACGGTGAAAACACATATGACTTCCAGTTTGCGCACTTTCCGGCAGCTGCTATCTCCACATACCGACTTAATCATCTCCCTGCTATTTATCCTCTACTGTCATCAGTAA
- a CDS encoding alpha/beta fold hydrolase, which produces MIPFYGYNREGAKKSQGIMDNWWRQGMMGAIKALYDCIKTFSATDFTADLKSVDIPVLVMHGEDDQIVPIATTAVIAAKLLKNGQLISYPGFPPWHAYNRSCYAGLYQSII; this is translated from the coding sequence ATGATTCCCTTCTATGGCTACAATCGGGAAGGCGCCAAAAAATCACAGGGCATTATGGATAATTGGTGGCGGCAGGGAATGATGGGCGCTATCAAAGCCCTCTATGATTGTATTAAAACATTTTCAGCAACTGATTTTACTGCCGACCTTAAAAGTGTAGATATTCCTGTGTTGGTCATGCATGGTGAAGATGACCAGATTGTTCCCATTGCTACTACGGCTGTGATTGCAGCTAAACTGTTGAAGAACGGACAGCTGATTTCCTATCCCGGCTTCCCCCCATGGCATGCCTACAACCGAAGCTGCTATGCTGGCCTTTATCAAAGCATAATATAA
- a CDS encoding FecR family protein, which translates to MTTQAYKALLQKYIQGNCTPAEKQLVAMMLADPAYQHLFEEALGEEGNPLEAAQGEPDEQMLLWTEKIHQRIPASQQPRRNRLLLSSVFRYAAVWIGALVMLSGLAYLIFNKDKPAQVVYIDKINNSTRPLRMMMPDSSVIIIGPGSKLSYPEVFAADTRHVLLDGEAFFDIKQDPGKPFSVGTGEIRTEVLGTAFKVTAFAGKNTTVAVASGKVRVCLATDSAAKELALLPAGRQVVYAAGKAALSETNITQLEAWQQGKLIYLDAALSSITADLERWYGVEVRYTNRERAGLLLNISLNAAAPLESTLRLIAATGNITYTLRGKTITIH; encoded by the coding sequence ATGACAACGCAAGCATACAAAGCACTACTACAAAAATATATTCAGGGTAATTGCACACCCGCCGAAAAGCAGCTAGTGGCAATGATGCTGGCGGATCCTGCTTACCAGCACCTCTTTGAGGAAGCACTGGGAGAAGAAGGGAATCCCCTGGAAGCCGCGCAGGGGGAACCAGATGAGCAGATGTTGTTATGGACGGAGAAAATCCACCAACGCATTCCGGCGTCTCAACAGCCGCGAAGAAACAGGTTATTGCTCTCATCTGTTTTCAGATACGCAGCGGTATGGATAGGTGCCTTGGTTATGCTGAGTGGCCTGGCGTATCTGATCTTCAATAAAGACAAACCAGCGCAGGTGGTCTATATCGATAAGATAAATAACAGTACGCGACCGCTCCGGATGATGATGCCAGATAGTTCTGTTATCATCATCGGCCCTGGCAGTAAACTTAGCTACCCGGAAGTTTTCGCCGCCGATACCCGGCATGTTTTATTAGATGGGGAAGCATTTTTTGATATCAAACAAGATCCCGGAAAACCCTTTTCCGTTGGCACCGGTGAGATCCGGACAGAAGTACTGGGCACGGCTTTTAAGGTGACAGCCTTCGCGGGAAAAAATACCACGGTGGCCGTAGCATCCGGTAAGGTAAGGGTTTGCCTGGCAACCGATAGCGCCGCTAAAGAACTCGCGCTTTTACCCGCCGGCCGGCAGGTAGTTTATGCAGCTGGTAAAGCTGCACTGAGTGAAACCAACATAACACAACTGGAAGCCTGGCAACAGGGCAAACTGATATACCTGGATGCGGCTTTAAGTAGTATCACGGCAGACCTGGAGCGTTGGTACGGCGTAGAGGTACGTTATACAAACAGGGAAAGGGCGGGGTTGTTACTGAACATCAGCCTGAATGCAGCGGCGCCACTGGAGAGCACCTTACGGCTGATAGCGGCCACCGGAAATATTACCTATACTCTCCGGGGAAAAACAATCACTATTCACTAA
- a CDS encoding FecR family protein, with amino-acid sequence MISSPFDSDMLERFFNGNSTPAEHSQIMEWLQTLPASQRDAFFDRHLSQLEQLAPVPGEAQLASFETIRPMLKKRTTIVAIAGWCSVAAALAGLYLWCMPVSQPAPVAQTVVAAPMPASEQLHYQNTSAQKQQLRLPDSSVVILSAGAEITYPAHFTQHRTVTMSGTVYFDVKKDPHHPFVVQSGAIKTTVLGTSFTITDKALHKAWNIQVHTGKVQVGTGSGTPILLAAGEKASYRAVTGMLAKHHPVAAPAPVIKTWTNIAFDHTPLRTVIKAIEEKYQVTVILKNKELEDKPVSLFIKAQTLNDLLEELHTAFHIRYEITGEQVIIY; translated from the coding sequence ATGATATCATCACCTTTCGACAGCGATATGCTGGAACGTTTTTTTAATGGCAACAGCACACCTGCAGAACATAGCCAGATCATGGAATGGCTGCAGACACTGCCAGCCAGCCAGCGGGATGCCTTTTTTGACAGGCATTTATCCCAACTGGAACAGCTGGCGCCCGTGCCGGGAGAAGCACAACTGGCTTCTTTTGAAACGATACGCCCGATGCTGAAAAAACGTACCACTATTGTGGCGATAGCTGGTTGGTGTAGTGTAGCGGCTGCATTGGCGGGATTGTATTTATGGTGTATGCCGGTATCGCAGCCGGCGCCGGTAGCGCAAACCGTAGTAGCAGCACCTATGCCAGCATCAGAACAACTGCATTATCAGAATACATCTGCACAAAAACAACAGCTACGCTTGCCGGATTCCTCTGTGGTAATACTATCGGCAGGAGCGGAGATTACGTATCCAGCTCATTTTACGCAGCACAGAACAGTAACGATGAGTGGTACCGTATATTTTGATGTAAAAAAAGATCCGCATCATCCGTTTGTGGTGCAATCAGGGGCGATAAAAACAACCGTGCTGGGTACTTCCTTCACGATAACAGATAAGGCCCTTCATAAAGCATGGAACATCCAGGTACACACGGGCAAGGTGCAGGTAGGAACGGGTAGCGGCACGCCTATATTACTGGCAGCCGGCGAAAAAGCCAGCTACCGCGCGGTAACAGGCATGCTGGCCAAACACCATCCGGTAGCGGCGCCAGCACCGGTTATAAAAACATGGACAAATATTGCATTTGACCACACGCCATTACGCACCGTGATAAAAGCCATCGAAGAGAAATATCAGGTTACAGTCATACTGAAAAATAAAGAACTGGAAGACAAACCTGTCAGCCTGTTCATCAAAGCACAAACACTGAATGACCTATTGGAGGAGCTGCATACAGCCTTTCACATCAGGTATGAAATAACGGGAGAGCAAGTCATCATATACTAA
- a CDS encoding pirin family protein → MAQYIFHQSATREHAHHDWLDSRKTFSFGDYYNPRRMGFGALRVLNDDSLPGGKGFGLHPHDNMEIISIPLKGSLKHEDSAGNKAVAAAGTIQVMHAGSGLFHSEYNNSTEEVAEFLQIWVYPEVLNTPPRYTLGDLTQHATGNQLHTFIAPDDSNGIYVRKDVWFSMGNFDAGSSFTYPVHQPGNGVYAFAIAGRFTIDGKELSARDGLGIWDTSGITVKAENNNARLLIMEVPMHIHP, encoded by the coding sequence ATGGCACAGTATATTTTTCACCAATCAGCTACCCGGGAGCATGCTCATCATGACTGGCTGGATAGCCGGAAGACATTCAGTTTTGGCGATTATTACAACCCCAGGCGGATGGGCTTTGGTGCACTGCGGGTACTGAATGACGACAGCTTGCCGGGAGGTAAAGGATTTGGACTTCATCCGCATGACAATATGGAAATTATCAGCATTCCGCTGAAAGGAAGTCTTAAACATGAAGACTCCGCAGGCAATAAGGCTGTTGCAGCTGCAGGCACTATTCAGGTCATGCATGCCGGCAGCGGTCTGTTTCACAGTGAATACAATAACAGCACCGAAGAAGTAGCCGAATTTCTCCAGATATGGGTTTACCCGGAAGTGCTGAATACACCGCCACGATATACCCTGGGCGACCTGACACAACATGCCACCGGTAATCAGCTGCATACCTTTATTGCGCCAGACGATTCCAACGGAATATATGTCCGCAAAGATGTATGGTTCAGCATGGGAAATTTTGACGCCGGCAGCTCCTTTACTTATCCGGTACATCAACCAGGCAACGGCGTATATGCATTCGCGATAGCAGGACGTTTCACCATTGATGGTAAAGAGCTGTCTGCCAGAGACGGACTGGGGATATGGGATACTTCCGGTATAACCGTGAAAGCGGAGAATAATAACGCCCGTTTATTGATCATGGAGGTACCCATGCATATTCATCCGTAA
- a CDS encoding alpha/beta hydrolase codes for MHTENIITSGKPITAASKALILVHGRGASATDILSLANWFPVDDFALLAPQATNHSWYPQSFLAPPAQNEPWLSSALDLLKKMTDGLQQQGIAREHIYFMGFSQGACLTLEFIARNAARYGGAVAFTGGLIGDQVYPENYTGTFAGMPVFIGSSNPDFHVPVQRVHESTALLQAMGAHVTEKIYDDMGHTIIEDEIRLANELIFS; via the coding sequence ATGCATACAGAAAATATTATCACCTCGGGAAAGCCTATAACCGCTGCTTCGAAAGCGTTGATCCTGGTACATGGCAGAGGTGCTTCGGCAACAGATATCCTGTCACTCGCCAACTGGTTCCCGGTGGATGACTTTGCGTTACTGGCGCCTCAGGCTACCAATCATTCCTGGTACCCGCAGTCCTTCCTGGCTCCGCCGGCACAGAATGAGCCGTGGCTGTCTTCCGCACTGGATCTGCTAAAAAAGATGACAGACGGATTGCAACAACAGGGCATCGCCCGCGAGCATATTTACTTTATGGGATTTTCTCAGGGCGCCTGTCTGACCCTCGAATTCATCGCCAGAAATGCCGCAAGATATGGCGGCGCGGTTGCCTTCACAGGAGGCCTGATTGGCGATCAGGTTTACCCGGAAAACTATACCGGAACATTTGCGGGCATGCCGGTTTTCATTGGCAGTTCTAACCCCGATTTTCATGTACCCGTGCAACGGGTACATGAATCAACTGCTTTATTGCAGGCAATGGGCGCCCATGTAACAGAAAAAATCTACGATGATATGGGACATACGATTATCGAAGATGAGATCAGACTGGCTAATGAACTAATATTCAGCTAA